The Magnolia sinica isolate HGM2019 chromosome 9, MsV1, whole genome shotgun sequence genome contains a region encoding:
- the LOC131255454 gene encoding KIN17-like protein, with amino-acid sequence MGKNDFLTPKAIANRIKAKGLQKLRWYCQMCQKQCRDENGFKCHCMSESHQRQMQVFGQNPNRIIDGYSEEFEAMFLEHMKRSHRFSRVAATVIYNEYIADRHHIHMNSTQWATLTEFVKYLGRTGKCKVEETPKGWFMTYIDHDSETLFKERLKNKRMKSDIVEEERQEQEIKKQIELAEKLMPASRNVSDEKSEPLPWQSEPIGKIAFSLGSSSKLVSVENSKSSKPVFEELETEAKANNIKNGDNRIKVGGVSVLDDLMKEQEMAKERSNRKDYWLCEGIVVKVMSKGLAEKGYYKQKGVVVKVIDKYVGEIEMLDSKHVLRIDQEELETVIPQIGSLVRIVNGAYCGSNARLLLVDTNNFCAKVQVEKGIYDGRVLQAVDYEDICKVM; translated from the coding sequence ATGGGTAAGAACGATTTCCTCACGCCAAAGGCAATTGCCAACCGAATCAAAGCAAAAGGTCTTCAGAAGCTGCGTTGGTATTGCCAGATGTGCCAAAAACAATGCCGTGATGAGAATGGCTTCAAATGCCACTGCATGAGTGAGAGCCACCAGCGCCAGATGCAGGTCTTTGGCCAGAACCCTAACCGCATCATTGACGGCTACTCGGAGGAGTTCGAGGCGATGTTCCTTGAGCACATGAAACGGAGCCACCGTTTCAGCCGTGTTGCTGCCACCGTCATCTACAATGAGTACATTGCAGACCGCCACCACATCCACATGAACTCAACACAATGGGCTACGCTCACAGAATTTGTCAAGTACTTGGGCCGCACCGGGAAGTGCAAGGTCGAGGAGACACCGAAAGGCTGGTTCATGACATACATTGACCACGACTCAGAGACTTTGTTCAAGGAACGGCTCAAGAACAAACGGATGAAGTCGGACATCGTGGAGGAGGAGAGACAAGAGCAGGAGATCAAGAAGCAGATCGAGCTGGCTGAAAAATTAATGCCAGCATCGAGAAATGTGTCTGATGAGAAATCCGAGCCACTGCCTTGGCAATCGGAGCCTATTGGCAAGATTGCTTTCTCACTTGGGTCATCTTCGAAATTGGTTTCCGTGGAGAATTCTAAAAGCTCTAAACCAGTGTTTGAAGAATTGGAAACTGAGGCTAAGGCAAACAATATTAAAAATGGGGATAACCGGATAAAGGTTGGTGGTGTCTCAGTTTTGGATGATTTGATGAAAGAGCAGGAAATGGCGAAGGAGCGTAGCAACCGTAAAGATTACTGGCTATGTGAAGGAATAGTTGTGAAAGTCATGAGTAAAGGGTTGGCTGAGAAGGGGTATTATAAGCAGAAGGGGGTGGTTGTTAAGGTTATCGACAAATATGTTGGAGAGATCGAGATGCTTGATAGCAAGCATGTGCTTAGGATTGATCAAGAAGAGCTGGAAACAGTGATTCCACAGATCGGGAGTCTTGTGAGGATAGTGAATGGAGCATATTGCGGGTCGAATGCGAGGTTATTGTTAGTGGACACTAACAACTTCTGTGCTAAGGTTCAAGTAGAGAAGGGTATATATGACGGGCGAGTGCTTCAGGCGGTAGACTACGAGGATATTTGCAAGGTTATGTAA